In a genomic window of Silurus meridionalis isolate SWU-2019-XX chromosome 27, ASM1480568v1, whole genome shotgun sequence:
- the LOC124381014 gene encoding pikachurin — translation MRMLLRSVLVCVLVCVFDPTLCKRHKGSRRTDRLSAPPGLEMQTVNCTAFRLQWKIPHRHNTITGYRVFYADMKEHHSISPTMTLDVPLNAHTHFTDVVIGGLDVGSQYSVSVATYDGTTQGRPSKPRGISTASQDECKPPTPPTQPVAVALSDTELALSWQQSESQGSSPVLHFLVDYIRPEMDSEWMTIHEPVESNSMVLRGLIPQTKYQFIIRSVNQHGVSHPSTPNPPTSTLSPAEVGSGDQDLYTDDAGFGVDSDYDVIVEELPPFPAMKNLHSHLRPPSGASANGHVIYRKTIFYNTPVLKHTPVLSHTPDNTPVLSHTPDNTPVLKHTPVLSHTPDNTPLSYFQSFNHCLERVAPRVYNVSCDETVCPPNSFCSYDYSIGGSQCHCNLGHHGDLCSQGLLIRYPRFYGFSYMTFEPLKNSYQIFHITLELKADSEDGLLLYCGENEDGRGDFMSLALIQRRLHYRFNCGTGAGQIISKHSLVIGQWYKVTLFRDGVNGWLQLDNNPPVSGRSLGHYSKITFRTPLFMGGAPRLYWLVNAVGVKQGFLGCVQRLSINGRHINPKPWPQGHALNGADIGKCSATVCDDVVCEHSGVCYATRADSYICLCPLGYRGVHCEESFVLSLPHFNESVQSYSSAPWPQHTHSYLSFMEFFITFKPTSQDGTLLYSHDQHSQDFLSIVLVGGTVEFHFDCGSGAAMIRSEQPVIMNLWHDLRVSRTAKSGILQVDNQRPVEGSAEGAFTQIKCSSPLYIGGVPDYDSTKSSAGVIRPFTGDIQKLTLNDREVSMVTGHVVGVNVDNTPHPCVTNPCANGGTCRPKRDEYECDCILGYDGTHCQKECGNYCYNSVTEAIEIPQFTGRSYLTYDSPEILKRISGSRTSVFLRFKSLCKNGLLLWRGENPSRAHTDYISIGLQNGSLVFSYDLGTGAVLVVVNGTFSDGKWHRVKAVRDGPSGKLTVDDYGVETGRSPGKMRQLNINGELYIGGMKEIALHTSRQYLAGLVGCVSHFTLSTDYHVSLVEDAADGKNINICSN, via the exons gtgTTCTATGCAGACATGAAAGAACATCATTCCATCAGTCCCACCATGACTCTGGATGTTCCtctgaatgcacacacacacttcact gacgtggTGATTGGAGGTCTGGATGTGGGGTCTCAGTACAGTGTCAGTGTGGCAACATATGATGGAACAACACAGGGACGTCCCAGTAAGCCGAGGGGCATTAGCACCGCCTCCCAGG ACGAGTGTAAGCCCCCCACCCCTCCCACTCAGCCTGTAGCGGTCGCCCTGTCGGACACAGAACTGGCGCTGTCATGGCAACAGTCTGAAAGTCAGGGAAGCTCACCTGTACTCCATTTCCTGGTTGATTACATCAg ACCAGAGATGGACTCTGAGTGGATGACCATCCATGAGCCAGTGGAGTCGAACTCGATGGTTTTGAGGGGTCTGATTCCTCAAACTAAGTATCAGTTTATCATCAGATCTGTAAACCAGCATGGAGTCAGTCACCCCAGTACACCCAACCCTCCCACCAGCACCCTCA gtcCAGCTGAAGTGGGCAGTGGTGATCAGGATCTCTACACTGATGATGCAGGATTTGGTGTTGACTCTGATTATGATGTCATTGtagaagag CTGCCGCCATTTCCAGCCATGAAGAACCTGCACTCTCACCTGCGACCACCAAGCGGCGCTTCTGCTAACGGACACGTGATTTACAGGAAGACAATATTTTACAACACGCCTGtcctcaaacacacacctgtcctctcacacacacctgataacACACCtgtcctctcacacacacctgataacACACCTGtcctcaaacacacacctgtcctctcacacacacctgataacACACCt CTTTCCTACTTCCAGTCCTTTAATCACTGCCTGGAAAGGGTGGCGCCTCGTGTATACAACGTGTCATGTGATGAGACTGTTTGTCCCCCAAACAGTTTCTGTAGTTACGACTACAGCATTGGAGGATCGCAGTGTCACTGCAACCTTGGTCACCATGGAGATCTCTGCTCTCAAG GTTTGTTGATCAGGTATCCAAGGTTTTATGGATTTTCTTACATGACATTTGAACCCCTAAAGAACTCTTACCAGATCTTCCACATCACTCTGGAGTTGAAG gcgGACTCTGAGGATGGGCTGTTGTTGTACTGTGGAGAAAATGAAGATGGTCGAGGAGATTTCATGTCTCTTGCTCTTATTCAAAGGAGACTTCACTACAG gtttaaCTGTGGCACTGGAGCAGGGCAGATCATCAGTAAACACTCTcttgtgattggtcagtggTACAAAGTTACGTTGTTCAGAGATGGAGTTAATGGCTGGCTGCAACTCGACAACAATCCCCCTGTATCTGGTCGCTCACTg GGTCACTACAGCAAAATAACATTCCGTACTCCTCTGTTTATGGGCGGAGCTCCCAGGTTGTACTGGCTTGTGAATGCAGTGGGAGTTAAACAGGGTTTTTTGGGGTGTGTCCAAAGACTATCAATCAATGGCAGACACATTAACCCTAAACCCTGGCCTCAGGGACATGCCCTCAACGGGGCAGACAttg gtaAATGCAGTGCtactgtgtgtgatgatgtggtgTGTGAGCACAGTGGAGTGTGTTACGCGACTCGTGCAGACagctacatctgcctctgtcctCTGGGATACAGAGGAGTTCACTGTGAGGAGA GTTTTGTGCTGTCTCTGCCTCACTTCAATGAGAGTGTGCAGTCATACTCAAGCGCCCCCTGGCCACAGCACACACATTCCTACCTTTCATTTATGGAGTTCTTCATCACCTTCAAACCCACCAGTCAGGATGGAACTCTTCTCTACAGCCATGACCAGCACAGCCAAGACTTCTTGTCTATTGTTCTGGTGGGCGGCACTGTAGAGTTCCACTTCGACTGTGGCTCTGGAGCTGCCATGAtcag gagtgAACAGCCTGTCATTATGAACCTGTGGCATGACCTCAGAGTGTCTCGTACAGCTAAAAGTGGAATCCTGCAGGTGGATAATCAGAGGCCAGTAGAGGGCAGTGCTGAG ggtgcATTTACCCAGATTAAATGCAGTTCTCCTCTCTATATTGGTGGAGTTCCTGATTATGACTCTACAAAAAGCAGTGCAGGAGTGATCAGACCATTCACTGGAGACATTCaaaaa CTCACACTGAATGACCGTGAGGTTTCCATGGTGACGGGTCATGTGGTGGGTGTGAATGTGGATAACACACCCCACCCCTGTGTGACGAATCCATGTGCTAATGGAGGAACATGTAGACCCAAACGAGATGAATATGAGTGTGACTGTATACTGGGGTATGATGGAACACACTGCCAgaaag AGTGTGGAAACTACTGCTATAACt CGGTGACTGAAGCAATTGAAATTCCTCAGTTTACGGGACGCAGTTATCTGACATATGACAGTCCAGAGATACTCAAAAG aatatcTGGCTCTAGGACGAGTGTGTTCCTACGCTTTAAAAGCTTGTGTAAGAATGGACTGTTACTGTGGAGAGGAGAAAACCCGAGCCGTGCTCACACTGACTACATATCTATAGGCCTGCAGAATGGATCACTTGTCTTcag TTATGACCTGGGCACTGGAGCCGTGTTGGTGGTGGTTAACGGGACCTTCAGCGATGGAAAGTGGCACAGAGTAAAAGCAGTCAG GGATGGACCCAGCGGGAAACTGACTGTGGATGATTATGGAGTGGAGACAGGAAGATCACCTGGCAAGATGAGACAACTCAATATCAACGGAGAACTTTATATAG GTGGGATGAAGGAGATTGCTCTTCACACCAGTCGTCAGTACCTGGCCGGGTTGGTCGGCTGTGTTTCACACTTCACTCTGTCCACTGACTATCACGTGTCTCTGGTTGAGGACGCAGCCGACGGCAAGAACATTAACATCTGCAGCAACTAA